A window of Clostridioides sp. ES-S-0010-02 genomic DNA:
ACTAGTCATGGATATTTGCCTTATTCATTACAGTTAACATATTTCATTTGCATTAAGAAATGTATTAAGTAAAACATATGCTCTTATTCTTTCTAGGAACAACCTTAGAAGCTTACTGGACGGAGCTCCAATAAATACACAGTCAGTACTGTCTATAGTCAATAAAAATGAATATCATCACATTTTCCCAGAAGATTATTTGAAAAATAAAGGGTTTAATAAAAATTAAATTAACTGTAATGGAAATATATGTATAATTAATCTAAATAACAGTAGAACTATATCAAATAAAGTACCTAGTGATTATTTCAAAATAATTAAAAATAATTTAGGTGATAACTTAAAAGATGTGTTAAGTAGTAACTTCATAGATTAAGAAAGCTATGAGTACGCATTAAAAGATGATTATGCTGGATTTATAACAGCTAGAATAAATTAATAGTAAAAAAGCTAAGGAATTGTGTGAAGATGACTTAGCTATTTTACCTGGACATGATTTATTTAGAGAACAAGATATTGACGAAACAAGTAACAATGAACAATTAACTCTAATTTAATATTATTTTATAAAATTGTAGCAAAATATATGCTCTGTTGGATTTATAATGGAGTAGTGTTTCAAAGGTAATAATGAATAAGAAAAGAGAAATAGATAGCATAGAGATATAAATAAATGATGATGTGATAATATACTTAATGAAGGATGGGCTGCCTAAATAACAAGGTAACCCATCCTTTTTGTATTTACTTGGAATAAATTGTGTAAATTTGAAAAGTAAATATATAAAAAGTAGACAAATACGTAAATTATAGTCTATTTGTAGTTAATATGAGATTGGCATTTTAAATAGGATAATACTCTAATTTTTATAAGAGTTAAAGCAAGCATGTATTATTACTTAAATATTTGTATAATCAACATCTAGTAATTTACCTTTTTGGTGAAAATGATTAATAAGTTTTTTAGGATAATTCATTATTAACTCATCTGGAAAATTAATTTCTTTTAAGATATTCTCAGAATACTCATAATTACCTATATCAAAACAAATGTGAGCATCTGAAGTTAGTATGATTTTAGCACCATATTTTTTGCAAAGTGTAGCAATATACTTACAATTATCTGAGCTACCATTTCTTGACACTCCTTTGATAGAACAATTATTTATTTCTATTAAGATACTCTTTTCCATGGCTAATTTAATGATTAATTCATAGTCGATTGGGTAGTTTGGGTTTCCAAGGTGGCCTAATATTTCAATATTATCATGCTTATTTATTGCATTTATTAAGGCTTTAGTATTATTCTCTAATGTATTTGGTGAAAAAACGGCTTCATGAAATGACAAAATAAGATAATCTAATCGAGAAATGACAAAGGGTTCTAAATCTATGTTTCCTTCAGTGTCTAGTGTATTTGCTTCACATCCTCTTAAGATTATAATGTTATTTATGATTCTTGGGATATTTTGAATGTTGTGAAAGTACCATTTGTGGGGAGAACCAGGCATCTTAGGACCATGTTCAGATGTACCTAGTATCTTAATTCCATTTTCTTTACAATAATTAATATTTTCTAACAAAGTGCTATAGCCATGACCACTGACTATAGAGTGGGTGTGTAAATCTGATAAAAAATTCATATAAATTCCTCCTCTATAAAAGATGAGGGTAACGTAATTTATATTATAAAATGAACAGGAAAGAAAATCAATAGCTACACAATTAGACAAAAATATTGAAATATTGTAGAATTAAGCTTAATAATAAATATTTAACAGTATTACTGCTTGTAGGGGAGGTTAACTATGACACAAAAGAAGCTATCAAGGAAAGAAAAAGTTTTAATTTGCTTGAAAAGATTAACAGAAGAACACTTGAACCTTAATAATGGCATTAGATTTGGATTTGATGCAGAACATATTGCTACTGAAGTAGGTATAAATAGAAGTAATGCTAGTAAGGAATTAAATCAATTAATAAAGGAAAATATCATTATAAAGATAAAGGGAAAACCTGTTCAGTACTTATATAAAGAACGTATTGAGAGTATTTTAGGAAAGAAACTAAATACAGGGATATTTGATAATATTAACTCTATAAACGAATATAGTGAAAATGATTCTATCAAAGATGAGTATATTGTAGAGGGTATAAAAAAAGAGAACAATATTTTTAATTTAGTAGGATGTGACGGAAGTTTAAAGTCCCAGATAGAGCAAGCTAAAGCAGCAGTAATATATCCACCTAAGGGGTTGAGTACATTAATAATAGGACCTACAGGAGTTGGTAAATCTATATTTGCAGAATATATGTATAAGTATAGTTTAACTATAAAAGAAGATAGTGATAATGCACCATTTATCATATTTAACTGTGCTGATTATTCTGATAATCAGCAATTATTATTAGCACAGCTTTTTGGATATGTAAAAGGAGCATTTACTGGAGCTGATAAAGATAAATATGGTATTGTACATGAAGCTAATAATGGAATATTGTTTTTAGATGAAGTTCATCGACTATCTGCAGAGGGACAAGAAATGTTATTTCTGCTTATGGATAAAGGTATATATAGAAGATTAGGAGAGGCTAATAAGGTACATGAGTGTAGAGTTATGATAATTGCAGCTACTACAGAAGATCCAGAGATAGCAATGTTGGAAACGTTTTTAAGAAGAATACCTGTAACTATAAAGATTCCGTCTTTAGAGGAAAGAGGCTTTCAAGAGAGAATGAAGCTTATATGTTATTTTTTTAAAGAAGAAAGTATTAGGATTGGTGTTAAGTTAAAGGTTTCAAAAGAAGTTATTAAGGCATTTATTTTATATAAGTGTAAGGGAAATATAGGACAATTAAAAAGCGACATACAATTAATTTGTGCAAGAGCTTTTTTAGATTATATGACCTATAAAAGAGAATGTGTATATGTAAGACTCTCTCTTCTACCAAACAATATTAGAGAATCATTATATGGAAATAATAGAAAAGAGGAGTTTGTACAAAACTTCAGTTTTATTGGGAAAGATGATATTATTTTTTTACCAGAAGAAAAGAATTTTGAAAGTGAAAATTTATTAATAGAAAATAAAAAATATGATTTAGATTTCTATGGAATGATAAAAGAAACTTGGAATAAACTTCAACAGGAAGGGATTAAAGAGTCACAAATTAGAAGCGTTATAGATGAAGATATACAGAAGTATTCCTATAATTTAATGAATACTTTTATATATAATAGTAGTAATCAAACAGCTTATAACAATATTGTTAATGATTCAATTGCAACTACTGTGAAGTATATTTTACAAAAGCATGATAAATGGAGCAAAAGAGAAGGATTAGATAAATTAATAAAAGCTATAGCCTTACATATTCAGAATTTAATTGAAAGAATAAAGATTGGGAACATAGTAAAGCATCCTAATAAAGATGAGATTATGAAGGAAAGAGCATATGAATATAACATAGCAAAAGAAATATTATCTAACATGTCGTTAATGTATGGAGTTGAGTTTCCAGAAGATGAAGCAATTTTTTTAGCAACGTTTCTTTATTTATCTTATGTGGGATTAAATGAGGAGAGTATAGCAATATTAGTTATAATGCATGGTGAATCTACGGCATCTAGCATGGTGAATGTAGCTAATACTTTACTGGATTGTAACCATGCGGTGGCAATCAATATGGGATTAGAAGATAGAGTTCAGGATATTTTAGTCCAAGCTGTAGAAATAGCCAATGAAATTGACAAAGGAAAGGGAATTTTAATTCTAACTGATATGGGATCTATTTTAACATTTGCTAAAGTTATTCATGATGCTACTGGAAAAGAAGTAAAAGCAATAGATATGGTAAGTACACCTATTGTAATAGAAGCAACTAGAAAGGCCTTAACTCCGGAAATGACATTAGAGAAATTATATTTTAATATTATAGAATCTATAAAGAAACATTATGGAGATATGGAAATTATGTATGCTGAAAAAGATAATGGTGGTAGATATTTTGATAGATTACTAATTGATAATATTAGTAAAACTTTGACTTTTTTAAATGGGGAAAAGGCTTATTTTATATTAAAAGAAGTAATTAATAGAATTAGCGAACATTATTCTTTAGTAATTCAAGATGAGCTTTTAGTAAAGTTTATATTTCATTGTTCATGTATGATTGAAAGAGTAATAATAAAAGAGTCTTTAGTTTATAAATTATATGAAGAAAGAATTAGTAGAAGTAAAGAATTATATTTAGTTATAAAAGAAAGCTTTAAGCTTGTAGAAGAGACATTCGATATAATTATTTCAGATATGGAATATGCAAATATATTAGATATATTTGAATCACAGTATGATACAGATAAATTCAAAAGTTGATACAAAATTTAAATATAGCCAAAAGGCTATCTTTTTTTTACCTATTTTTGATACAGATTTGATACAGGTTTGAAAAAGATTTTGATACATATTGAAAAAGTGAGTTTTTTTTATAAATTAAGTAAAAAGATTTGATTAAATCCTGTAAAATAGCCATTTGTTATTGATACACATAAGTTGGCACAACAATTGCTTATATAAAAAGTGACAAGAAAAGTGAGGTGAGATTGGTGATTGGGATAATAGTTATGACTCATGGGAATTTTAGTGAAGAAGTTATAAAAAGCTGTGAACTTATTGCAGGACCAGCAGAAAGAACAGCAGCAATTAAACTAAATAGGAATGATAATATTGAAGACTTAAATAGAAATTTTGTAGAAAAGTTAAATGAATTAGATGAAGGTGACGGAGTTTTAGTATTAGCTGACCTATTAGGAGGTTCACCAAGTAATGTTGCAAGTTTAAACCTTAAAAAAGGTGGAAAGTTTCATGCACTTACTGGAGTAAATCTTCCAATGCTACTTGAAGCTTTAATTAATAGAGATGGAAAAAGTTTAGAAGAGTTAGCAGAGACATGTATTGAAGCGGGGAAAACTGGTATAAACCATATTAATAAAGTTCTTGGCTCAATGTAATAGAAAAAGGAGTTCGATTAAAAATGTCTTTAGTAAAATATTGCAGATGTGATGATAGATTAATACATGGTCAAGTGATATATAAATGGGTTAAGCATCTAGGTGTTAAAAAAATAGTAGTAGTAGATGATGAAACAACCAATGATGTTATTGCTAAAGGTTTGATAAAAATGGCAGCACCAAAGAATATTGATTTATCAATATTAACTGTAAGTGAATCAAGGAGGTATTTTTATAATAACCAAGCTGATGATAACGTTTTTGTATTAATTAAAAACTTAGATACTGCAAATAGAATGAAAGAAGAAGGAATTGATATTAAAAAACTTATTATTGGAAGAATACCTACAGGGATAGGAAAAAAGAAAATATCTCAAAGTGTATATATTAATAAAAAAGAATTTCTTTTAATAGATGAATTTATTAAAAAAAATATTAATGTATCAATTCAAATGGTACCTGACGAGGACGAAGTAGAGTTAAATCACATTATTAATCGCTATAAAGGAGAGTTTGTTTAGCAATGAATAAATATAAGGCAATCATACTCTGCCATGGAACTTGGGGAAAAGTATTAGTAGAAGAAGCAAATAAAAACTTTGGATTGTCAAATCAATACGAAGTTTTATCACTAAGCCCTGAAAAAGATGTTTCTGTATTTATGAAAGAGGTTGAAGAAATAGTAGATAAAGAGGATGTGAAAATTATAATATCAGATCTGTATGGGGGATCTACATCAAATGTTGCAATAGCTGTTGCTATAAGAAGAGGGATAGATGCAATAAATGGACTTAGCTTACAGACAATTTTAATCGTAGATGAAGAATTAAGCAAAGAAGATAAAGTACATACATTACCAGAAAGAATCGTCAGAAAAAATAATAGCCTTTGTGTGGATTTAATTAAAGAATTTAAAAAAATATAAATTATGAGGTGGATATAATGGCAAAAATAACATTAGTAAGAGTAGATCATAGATTAATTCATGGACAAGTTATAACAAAATGGGTGAAAATCGCTCAAGCTCAAAAAATAGTAATAGTTGATGACTTCTTAGGTCAAGATGAATTTATGGCTGACGTATATAGGATGGCAGCACCATCAGGAGTAGAAGTGGCTATTTTAACAGTAGAAGATGCAGGGCAAGCATTCCAAAACAATACTTTAGGAGATAAAAATATATTTATTCTATTTAAGAACGTTGATATGGCAAATAAGGCGTATAAGGCAGGTCTTAAATATGAAAAGATTCAATTAGGAGGTATTCCAAATGAAGCAGGAAAGAAGATGGTATTTACAGCTGTTTCATTAGGAAATGAAGATGTAGAACAACTAAATGAACTTAATGAAAATGGGGTTGAAATAGTTCTACAGGTTATACCAGAGGAATCATCTATGACGTATGAAAATGCGTTAAAGAAATTTAAATAAAAATTTATAAATTAGGAGGAATTATAAATGGAATCTGTTTTGATGTTGGCAATTGTAACAGGATTATGGTATTGGTTTGCAGCAGGTCTTGCAGGGTATACCCTTTTCTCAACACTAAAGTCTCCTTTATTTATAGGTTTTAGCCTTGGATTACTTTGGGGTGATGTAACAACTGGTATGATTGTTGGTGCAAGTATAGAAATGGTTTATCTAGGAATGGTAGCAGCAGGAGGAAATATTCCATCAGATAAATGTTTAGCTGCTCTTATTGCAATACCAGTAGCACTTCAAACTGGTGTTAATGCAGAAGTTGCAGTATCTATTGCGGTACCTTTAGGTGTTATAGGAGTATTAGTTAATAACTTAAGAAGAACTGGTAATGCTGTATTAGTTCATAAGGCAGATAAGTATGCCGAAGAAGGTAATACAAAAGGTATCTGGAGATGTGCAACACTTTACTCTTTAATATTTGGGTTTGTTTTAAGATTTCCAATAGTTTTTGTATGTAACTTTTTTGGAGCAGATTTAGTTCAATCATTATTAGATGTTATACCACAATGGTTAATGAATGGATTAACAGTAATGGGTGGTATATTACCTGCATTAGGTTTTGCAACAACAATATTTACTATAGGTAAAAATAAATTCTTACCAATGTTTATTATAGGATTTTTTATGGTTCAATATTTTGAAATATCAATTACTGCAGCTGCAATATTTGGTGTTTGTATAGCTCTTTTAATTACATTTATGAAAGAAGATAAAAGGGTGGGTGAAGTATAATGCAAGAAATAAAAAACAAAGAAGTTAAAAATGAACAAGGTACGACTGAAGTTAATAAGACAAGAGTACTTACGAAGAAAGATGTAACAAAAACATATCTAAGATGGTGGTGGACAGCAGAATTATCTAACTCTTTTGAAAGAATGCAAGCATTAGCAGTTTGTGCAAGTTTCACTCCGGCTTTAGAAAAGTTATATAAGAGAAAAGAAGATTTAATAGATGCGTTAAAGAGGCATTTACAATTTTTTAATACTCAAGCTATATGGGGAGGGTTAATTCACGGTACAGTTTTAGCTATGGAAGAAGAGAAAGCTACTGAAGGAAAAATCCCAGGAGAAGTTATTTCAGGTGTTAAGAATGGGCTTATGGGACCTTTGGCTGGAATTGGAGATACTTTAGATTTTGGTACATTTCAAACAATATTCTTGGCTTTAGGTGCTTCATTTGGAGCAGAAGGAAGTGTTATAGGTGCATTTTTCCCAATAATGTTTAGTATATTACTATTTTGCGAAGGTTATTACTTATTCCATTTAGGATATTCTTTAGGTAGAGATTCAATTAAGAAAATTCTATCAGGTGGTATTGTCAATAAGATAATTGATGGTGCTTCAATTCTAGGAATGTTTATGATGGGAGCATTATCTGCAACTACAGTTAAGCTTTCAACTCCATTATCATTTGATATTGGTGGTAAAGCAATTGTTGTTCAAGACACATTAAATATGATTGCTCCAGGTTTATTACCACTTGGTGTTGTATTCTTCGTATATTGGGGAATGAAATACAAGAAGTGGACAATAACTAAGTTATTAGTAATTTTAGTTGTAGTAGCATTAGTAGGATCATTAATTGGAATATTCTAATTTGCAATGATTAAAATATAGAATTTAATTTTAGGAGGAGAAAGACATGTCAGAAAAAATGTATACAGAGAAGGAATATTTAGAAGGAATTAGAGGAGCAACAGGAGAAAGAGCAGTATGGTTCTATCTTCTTATGAAAGAAGCTGAAAAATTAGGAGTTAATCCAGATGATATATGTAAAGAAGCAATATATGGATTTGGCAAAATGAGAGGTCAAAAATATAGCGTAGCAGATACTCCAGGAAAAATGGCAGAAATGTTATATAACAGTAAAGGACAAAAAGTGTTTGAAATGGAATTAGTAGAAAATACAGATGAGAATGGAGTTTTAAAATTCCATCACTGTCCATTAGATGCTGCTTGGAAAGAGTATGGATTAACTAAAGAAGAAAGAAAAGAAATTTGTAGATTAGCTTGCTACGGTGATTATGGAAGAGTTGATTGTGCACAAGGTGTTAGATTAGAGTTTGCTCAAAAATGTGCTCATGATGATGAAGTTTGCGAATTAGTATTCACAAGAAAATAGTTTTTAATGCTAAAAGCCTGTTCTTTAAGAACAGGCTTTAAAAAAACAGAAAGTAGGTTGATTTATGGATATAAGCAGAAGTGTAGATAATAGTTTAAATAGAACAGTAGAATTCCTAAAAGAATTAATAAAAATTGATACACAACAAGGTGAACCTATTTCACAATGTCCTTTTGGTATCGGACCTAAAAAATCTTTAGATAAAACTTTAGATTACTGCACTAGTTTGGGTTTTAGCGTTAAAAATATTGATAATTATATTGGATATGCAGAAATTGGAGAGGGAGAAGAATTAATAGGAATTCCAATGCATTTAGATGTAGTTCCCCCAGGAGATGGTTGGAGTGTAGATCCATTTTCGGGAGCAGTAATTGACAATGTTATTTATGGAAGAGGTGCCATAGATAATAAGGGGGCTGTATCTATGCTTATACATGTATTGAAAAACATAAAGGATATGTACCCTACAATTAATAAAAGAATAAGATTAATTTTTGGTACAAATGAGGAAACAGGTATGAAGTGTATCAAATATTATTTAGATAAAGGTGAAGAAATTCCAAGTATGGGCTTTACTCCAGATGCTATGTATCCAGTGGTTAATGGAGAAAAAGGAAGAGTTCATGTAAGGATAGAAAAAGAGATTAAAATTGATAAAAGTAAACCTTACATAATAGTAAGTGGAGGAACTAAAGAAAATGTTGTTCCGTCTTATTGTACTGCAAAGATTATTAATGGAATTATTTCAGAATTAACTACTAAAGGAGTAGCTGTGCATGCAAGTAATCCTGAAAAGGGAGAAAATGCTATATCTAAAATGATAATAAAGATAGTTAAAGATAATATGGATTTTCAGTATAGAGAAGATATAGAATTAGTTTCAAAATACCTTTGTAGTGACTATTATGGAGATGCATTGGGAATTAATCAATATGATGAGGTGTTCAAAAGCACTACTTTAAATTTAGGAATATTAAAAGTGAATGAAGAAAAAATCATATGTGAGTTAGATATAAGGTATGGTAAAAATATAGTTTTAAACAATATAATAGATAGATTCAAAAAGTTTTTTTGTAATGGTTGGAAAATAAAGATTATTGATCATAAAGACTTACATTATGTGGATGAGAGTAGTTTAGTACTTAAAAAGTTATTAGAAGCCTATGAAAAAGTAACAGATGAAAATGGATATACAATTGCTATGGGTGGTGGCACATATGCAAGTTGGTTTAAAGATATGGTGGCGTTTGGACCTAAGTTCTTAGAGTATAAAACTGGTGGTCATGGAGCAGATGAAAGAGTACCAATAGAGCATATACGAAAGAATATGGAGATATATACCTTGGCTTTAATAAAACTATTAGAATTGTAAAAGGAAAATAGAACTTATGTGCAAATATAATTAAGAATACATTAAAGGTAGGTATACCTGGAACTGGGAAAATAGGAATAAAAATAGCAGCTGGACTTGGTGGTGTTATTAAAACAATAAGGTTTTTGAGTTTGGAAATATTTATGTGTATTCTTTAAATAAAAGTTTATCTTTTAAGTGATAATTAAATATTTATTGATAAGGCTATGGCTTTAAAAATCATAGGCTTATTTTGATATTTTTTCCATTTTTGCAAAAATTATTATCCCTTTAAGAAAATTTCTTGAATTTTTTGAAATATTTCTTTATTAACTTAAAGTTAAAATTCTTTCTTCAAAGTAAATAC
This region includes:
- a CDS encoding phosphatase, which codes for MNFLSDLHTHSIVSGHGYSTLLENINYCKENGIKILGTSEHGPKMPGSPHKWYFHNIQNIPRIINNIIILRGCEANTLDTEGNIDLEPFVISRLDYLILSFHEAVFSPNTLENNTKALINAINKHDNIEILGHLGNPNYPIDYELIIKLAMEKSILIEINNCSIKGVSRNGSSDNCKYIATLCKKYGAKIILTSDAHICFDIGNYEYSENILKEINFPDELIMNYPKKLINHFHQKGKLLDVDYTNI
- a CDS encoding sigma 54-interacting transcriptional regulator — encoded protein: MTQKKLSRKEKVLICLKRLTEEHLNLNNGIRFGFDAEHIATEVGINRSNASKELNQLIKENIIIKIKGKPVQYLYKERIESILGKKLNTGIFDNINSINEYSENDSIKDEYIVEGIKKENNIFNLVGCDGSLKSQIEQAKAAVIYPPKGLSTLIIGPTGVGKSIFAEYMYKYSLTIKEDSDNAPFIIFNCADYSDNQQLLLAQLFGYVKGAFTGADKDKYGIVHEANNGILFLDEVHRLSAEGQEMLFLLMDKGIYRRLGEANKVHECRVMIIAATTEDPEIAMLETFLRRIPVTIKIPSLEERGFQERMKLICYFFKEESIRIGVKLKVSKEVIKAFILYKCKGNIGQLKSDIQLICARAFLDYMTYKRECVYVRLSLLPNNIRESLYGNNRKEEFVQNFSFIGKDDIIFLPEEKNFESENLLIENKKYDLDFYGMIKETWNKLQQEGIKESQIRSVIDEDIQKYSYNLMNTFIYNSSNQTAYNNIVNDSIATTVKYILQKHDKWSKREGLDKLIKAIALHIQNLIERIKIGNIVKHPNKDEIMKERAYEYNIAKEILSNMSLMYGVEFPEDEAIFLATFLYLSYVGLNEESIAILVIMHGESTASSMVNVANTLLDCNHAVAINMGLEDRVQDILVQAVEIANEIDKGKGILILTDMGSILTFAKVIHDATGKEVKAIDMVSTPIVIEATRKALTPEMTLEKLYFNIIESIKKHYGDMEIMYAEKDNGGRYFDRLLIDNISKTLTFLNGEKAYFILKEVINRISEHYSLVIQDELLVKFIFHCSCMIERVIIKESLVYKLYEERISRSKELYLVIKESFKLVEETFDIIISDMEYANILDIFESQYDTDKFKS
- a CDS encoding PTS sugar transporter subunit IIA, coding for MIGIIVMTHGNFSEEVIKSCELIAGPAERTAAIKLNRNDNIEDLNRNFVEKLNELDEGDGVLVLADLLGGSPSNVASLNLKKGGKFHALTGVNLPMLLEALINRDGKSLEELAETCIEAGKTGINHINKVLGSM
- a CDS encoding PTS sugar transporter subunit IIB → MSLVKYCRCDDRLIHGQVIYKWVKHLGVKKIVVVDDETTNDVIAKGLIKMAAPKNIDLSILTVSESRRYFYNNQADDNVFVLIKNLDTANRMKEEGIDIKKLIIGRIPTGIGKKKISQSVYINKKEFLLIDEFIKKNINVSIQMVPDEDEVELNHIINRYKGEFV
- a CDS encoding PTS mannose transporter subunit IIC, which encodes MNKYKAIILCHGTWGKVLVEEANKNFGLSNQYEVLSLSPEKDVSVFMKEVEEIVDKEDVKIIISDLYGGSTSNVAIAVAIRRGIDAINGLSLQTILIVDEELSKEDKVHTLPERIVRKNNSLCVDLIKEFKKI
- a CDS encoding PTS sugar transporter subunit IIB, whose protein sequence is MAKITLVRVDHRLIHGQVITKWVKIAQAQKIVIVDDFLGQDEFMADVYRMAAPSGVEVAILTVEDAGQAFQNNTLGDKNIFILFKNVDMANKAYKAGLKYEKIQLGGIPNEAGKKMVFTAVSLGNEDVEQLNELNENGVEIVLQVIPEESSMTYENALKKFK
- a CDS encoding PTS sugar transporter subunit IIC, whose product is MESVLMLAIVTGLWYWFAAGLAGYTLFSTLKSPLFIGFSLGLLWGDVTTGMIVGASIEMVYLGMVAAGGNIPSDKCLAALIAIPVALQTGVNAEVAVSIAVPLGVIGVLVNNLRRTGNAVLVHKADKYAEEGNTKGIWRCATLYSLIFGFVLRFPIVFVCNFFGADLVQSLLDVIPQWLMNGLTVMGGILPALGFATTIFTIGKNKFLPMFIIGFFMVQYFEISITAAAIFGVCIALLITFMKEDKRVGEV
- a CDS encoding PTS system mannose/fructose/sorbose family transporter subunit IID, whose amino-acid sequence is MQEIKNKEVKNEQGTTEVNKTRVLTKKDVTKTYLRWWWTAELSNSFERMQALAVCASFTPALEKLYKRKEDLIDALKRHLQFFNTQAIWGGLIHGTVLAMEEEKATEGKIPGEVISGVKNGLMGPLAGIGDTLDFGTFQTIFLALGASFGAEGSVIGAFFPIMFSILLFCEGYYLFHLGYSLGRDSIKKILSGGIVNKIIDGASILGMFMMGALSATTVKLSTPLSFDIGGKAIVVQDTLNMIAPGLLPLGVVFFVYWGMKYKKWTITKLLVILVVVALVGSLIGIF
- a CDS encoding L-2-amino-thiazoline-4-carboxylic acid hydrolase; its protein translation is MSEKMYTEKEYLEGIRGATGERAVWFYLLMKEAEKLGVNPDDICKEAIYGFGKMRGQKYSVADTPGKMAEMLYNSKGQKVFEMELVENTDENGVLKFHHCPLDAAWKEYGLTKEERKEICRLACYGDYGRVDCAQGVRLEFAQKCAHDDEVCELVFTRK
- a CDS encoding M20 family metallopeptidase, with amino-acid sequence MDISRSVDNSLNRTVEFLKELIKIDTQQGEPISQCPFGIGPKKSLDKTLDYCTSLGFSVKNIDNYIGYAEIGEGEELIGIPMHLDVVPPGDGWSVDPFSGAVIDNVIYGRGAIDNKGAVSMLIHVLKNIKDMYPTINKRIRLIFGTNEETGMKCIKYYLDKGEEIPSMGFTPDAMYPVVNGEKGRVHVRIEKEIKIDKSKPYIIVSGGTKENVVPSYCTAKIINGIISELTTKGVAVHASNPEKGENAISKMIIKIVKDNMDFQYREDIELVSKYLCSDYYGDALGINQYDEVFKSTTLNLGILKVNEEKIICELDIRYGKNIVLNNIIDRFKKFFCNGWKIKIIDHKDLHYVDESSLVLKKLLEAYEKVTDENGYTIAMGGGTYASWFKDMVAFGPKFLEYKTGGHGADERVPIEHIRKNMEIYTLALIKLLEL